In Gadus chalcogrammus isolate NIFS_2021 chromosome 13, NIFS_Gcha_1.0, whole genome shotgun sequence, the genomic stretch TGGTGgttttgaccccccccccccctcctctccctctctagttACCTACTGAATCCGTTCACCATCGTGTCCTGTGTAGCCAAGTGCACCTGTGGCCTCAACAATGCTGTCATTGCCCTATTCATCCTGTCCACCATGAGAGGTGGGTGTTTGATTTACGGCCTGTTTACTGTGGCCTCTGCCGGGCTCTACACTAAACTGGATTTGTTGTTTAATTAACAAAAGGGAGCAGTTATTGTTTCAGTTAAAACAGGATAATCCTGATTGGCTGTAATGTTCCTCCCGATGGTTGTGATTAATTGTGTTACAGGAAGTGCCTTGTTGAGTGCTATCTTCCTGGCGCTAGCCACCTACCAGTCCATCTACCCTCTTACCCTATGTGTCCCTGCACTGCTCTACCTGCTGCAGGTaaacacgcaaacgcacacacacgcaagcacacacacatacctcatACGGATATCTGATTGCAGTCGtcattctggtgtgtgtgtgtgtgtgtgtcccccctccccacagcgTCTGTATATCCCGGTGAACGTGAGGCGGTCTAGCTTCTGGTTCTACACGCTGCAGTACCTATTCATGTTCCTGGGAAGCCTTCTCGTCCTGATATGCCTTTCCTTCTTCCTGTTGGGCTCCTGGGATTTCCTGCCTGCCGTCTACGGCTTCATGTGAGGACCAACCCAAAACCACTTTTCTTTTGATTAAAACGTGGTAATTTGTCTTATATgtcaacatagtaatctatgccaCTGTCATTGAAATAAGTCCCCAATTTAGAGATGAGTGGTGTATAATGCTATGTTTGGCCATTCTCTCCTAAACACTGAGTGTTCCAATCTGCTGCAAACAAAGGTGGCTTTCTTTTCGTGACGTCTGAGCGCCTTTTCCAAGGCCCTCAGACCAAGGAATACCAGCAACCCcggtggacgtgtggagctctgtctgggcagcagtcattctctcactctctctctttcgagTCGGTCTGTACGGCATTCCACccctatgtctgtctctctctcactctccagtCTGTCTGTGCCGGACTTGACCCCGAACATCGGTCTCTTTTGGTATTTCTTCGCCGAGATGTTCGACCACTTCcgcctcttcttcctctgcgTCTTCCAGATCAACGTGTTTTTCTACACCCTCCCGCTCTCCATCAAGCTCAAGTAGGTCCACACaaatgcgcacgcacacgcacatactctTTTATTCACGGCTTCCACGTTCTCTTTTCCCATTCTGTTGATTCCGAGACCACCAGATCActgaatatatttgtgtgtgtgtgttttgcagggAACACCCAGTGTTTCTGATCTTCATGCAGATTGCTTTGATCGCCATTTTCAAGTCTTACCCCACGGTGGGAGACCTCTCCCTCTACATGGCCTTCCTGCCAGTCTGGAACCACTTATACAGGTGTAAGTACCCACACTcactcatgcatgcatgtgagcACTAGTAGACCATAGTTTAATTTCTGCCTCAATCTACTTTTGTTCGATTTCAGGTTGTAGTCTAATCTGAAGTGACCCAGAATACTCCACTCCCCCTCAATATATTGTACTCCAACATATTATAATCTGATGTGTTCTACTCTTGATGTTGTGTATTTCTGCTGTGACCTGATGGCAGTCTTAAGGAACATCTTCCTGGTGAGCTGCGTGTTGTTGGCGTGTTCAGCTCTGTTCCCAGTACTCTGGCACCTCTGGATCTATGCCGGCAGCGCCAACTCCAACTTCTACTACGCTATCACACTGCTATTTAGTGTGGCTCaggtacccgtctgtctgtctccctccctccttgtcGGTCtccttgtctgtgtctgtctgtctgtctgcctgtctccttccctcccttttgtcttatctccctctctccctccctgtctgtctccccctctccctgtctttctccttGTCGGTCTCACCATCTGTTAATCTGTCTGCCCATCTGACTCCCTCCctttatgtctccctctctgactcgttcactgtctgtccctctccctgcctgtctgaccaTTCAACCTGTCTCTCCAGATCCTGCTGGTCTCAGACTATTTCTACGCCTTCCTGCGGAGGGAGCACCACCTGACCAACGGGCTGTACCTGAAGAAGAAGGACGGCTCTGAGGCCACGCTGGTGCTCAAAtaagacacacgcatgcacaactaaatacatacacacacacctgaactctGACCTTTATGTGGCAGAGGTTGTTGTCATGGAAACAACCTGGGCAGTGCATTGTCACACGCACACTGCCTGTTTTCAGACATTTTAGATCACCCCGTTTTCTTTCTTTGCATCTTATTTTGAAGAGTCCTCCAGAGAGTCCTCCTCCAAGACAGCCCTCTTTACCCATAGCCTCTTATTTTAAAAATATCCGACTCACTTGAGGGGTTTCCTAGTGTGGTTAACCTCAAAGAGAAACAGAATGTCTCGTATCAGCAGTTCATTCCAATTAAAAGACTCGCTAACTCTGCATGTCATTGCTGAGAACTAGATGGACTTGGTGTAACACTATGCATGCTTCCGCTCAATGTTTTACAATTACATGAGCACAACAGCGATCAAAGTTTTGCTTTAATTTATTGTCAGTCGCAGGCCTTGAATGTTTGCTCTTCAATTTCTCAAATTCAGTTTAACCCCAACAGGATGTTATGAGGAGTTCCAGCTATTAAGCTAACATTAAACATCCGTGCGTTAAAATCCTTTTACTACCATACTCCAACACCACTCAGCATGGTTGTTGTTTAGTGGTTAATTTGATTTGTGGACTATTATGCTTGGACTGATCAATCCAGAGAAGAAGATATACTGGTTTCATTAGAACAGTAAGTTCTGTGAAACTTGGAATAGCTAAGGGAAATCTAATTATAACCGTTTCTGTTTCTATCTATCTCTTCGACTTTCAAAGGATTTCTCTGCACAGTGTTGGCGACGGCAGCAGATGCCCGATTAaaactttattttctttggtCCTGGATTCGCACCAATGGACATTAAGTCCCCAGTGAAATCAAGAGGAAATcctaatttattaatttattttctacaTTGGATGCTTTGGgttctttatttgttttgccTGGACTTTCCTATGCGTTGTTTTGATACTGTACATATTTTAATGTTAGGTTTTACGAATGATATGTTGGTTAACAGTGCTTTTTTAAAGGGGTGATGATGAATGTTATGAAATGATCAAAGAAGTTATGAATGATGTGTATAAAAAGGGTTGTTAATAAACTTCAGGTTATTATTAAACCTAGTAGTCTGTTTATTATCAATTTTTTTTCCAGGTTTGGAATTCTTGAATAAATCAGGAAAACGGTCAGGCATAGAGCTAGATAACAGAAAATGACTTgcacatcagaatgcatcatggcaTTTTTTGTTGCCGATTCTTTATTCAGACTCAGACGAAGTTGTAGTACCATAAAATGACCATAAATCAATGCATGATGTCTCGCATGAGGGACATGGGTTGCACATGAGTGGAAATGTCTTTTAACTCTGAAACACCGCCCCCTTTACGTGAGAGGAAGGAGCGTGCTGATTTCCCGGGAAATGTTCACTGATAAAATCAACTCATGTGAAGCACCGCCCAACTTTGTGGTCACTGGCCAATGAGAACGCTGTTCCTGAACTTCCTCATTGAATATTCATAACCTTTCGCGGGCTTTGTGAATCACGTGATTGTTTCGCGCGAAAACTCAGTCCAGGCAGGGAGGCGTCATCGGATGCAAGTCACTGACTACTCCAGACACACTTACAATGGCGGTgagtaaaacatttaaaatacaacATAACGAACCAATATATAGCCTTTTTGACAGTGTATGAATTTATAAAGTTAATATACTTACCCTTTGGCTATAATGTCCATGACTGTTTTATGTATATGGGCCGTACTGGCCTGTATTTATcataacaaagaaaataaaactgaactGTACCAACCAAACTTATTGTATTTGAAGACTTAATACTTTATACAATAAAAGATGAATCAATGTCTTCACCGCTTAGTTACTTAACACAACTTGGCTTACAACTTTTTTAACACAACTTTTGTTAACATTATGTCTCCACTCCTCGCCATGTGCTTCGTGCCATCTATTCATATTTTAACCTAAACGTTACCCATAATCGATACGATGCGTATCGATACGATACGATCGTTTACTTCATTTATTcgattaactgtgtgtgtgtttacctttcaactgaacacacacgcacacacaggttgaTAAGTTCTACgactgtattttttatttatggagCCAGTATTGCTCGCAGGATTCAGAACCAGAGAGGGACAAGTGCTTTGTGGCCGATCCTATGTGTGGAGTTTGTATGTAATCAGCATGTTCACGTGGGTGCTCTGTTTTCCTCCCGCACCACAAGGACATGCAGGTTTTGGGTGCTACCCTGTGAGGCAGGCAGCCCACTTCACCTTGCTCATCGTATAGGATGGGTTAAAAGGGAGAGAattcacacattctctctctttatcataTAGTCCAGAAGTTTTTTTCTATATAGCTACATGTTCTATAAGTATTTGGTTGTGCTCCTAAAGCCTATAAAACCCTCATCTGTATTGATGTGTCTCTATAATATTTTGTTTGTTGGACGGGTCAGGATTCCTCAGAGTCGTTCCAGATGGCCACCAGCCCCACACGGGCCCCCAGGAGGGGAGACATGACATCCAGCCCTGGGAGGGACCTGCCCCCCTTTGAGGACGAGTCTGAGGGGCTGCTGGGGGAGGCCCtgcctggggaggaggagggagacggagatgaTCTGATCGGTGATGGGATGGAGAGGTGAGGCAGGAGTGAGATGGTGCGGGATACACTGTGCGTGTGGGGTTATTTATAAACGTtgagccgagagagagagagagttggtggAGGGCAGGGATAGAGAAGTAAGGTAAGAGGGAGGCGATCGATTAAAAGGATGGATGGATttgtgggaggggggcggggtgaagggagacgggggaggaggatggagaccGGAGTTGATCAGAAAATGGAaggtaggggtgagggaggaatAGATAGCGCAGGAGATTTGACTACAGGTTTGTTACGCTTTTCCCAATAATTGTTTTGAAGGTGTTTCGATGATACTACTAAAACGAGTCCCATTGGTAAAGCGTGTCTTCCCACCCCCGTCCCCCAGGGATTACCGAGCCATCCCCGAACTGGACCGCTATGAGGCGGAGGGTCTGGACCTGGACGAGGACGAGCTGTCGGAGCTCTCCCCCGGAGCCCGGGCTGCTGCCGAGGAGGCCATGAGCAGGAGGGACCGGGAGCAGGGCCTCAGTGGACGGCTCCGCAGGGGACTGCTTTATGGTGAGGAGCAGAGCGGAGGATGGAGGATGAGGCCCTCCTCCACagtgagggaggagtagagCGGAGAGGCCTGAACCTACCATCCGGTGCGAGTGGAGCAAggggtttatttattcatttgttttatttatttttctattctcACCTCCAGATGTCGAAGATGAGGATGACGAGCGT encodes the following:
- the pigu gene encoding phosphatidylinositol glycan anchor biosynthesis class U protein, which codes for MAAPLALLLIVAVTIRAALFRTSLANLISERVEVVSPLNAWKRVVEGLALLDLDISPYSGDVFHETPMVIYLFHFLMDYAEITFMLADCLTAVALYLAVKDYNKQVFRKQKFALEADRIPMDCLELIRSPTEMYYIPLKVAMFYLLNPFTIVSCVAKCTCGLNNAVIALFILSTMRGSALLSAIFLALATYQSIYPLTLCVPALLYLLQRLYIPVNVRRSSFWFYTLQYLFMFLGSLLVLICLSFFLLGSWDFLPAVYGFILSVPDLTPNIGLFWYFFAEMFDHFRLFFLCVFQINVFFYTLPLSIKLKEHPVFLIFMQIALIAIFKSYPTVGDLSLYMAFLPVWNHLYRFLRNIFLVSCVLLACSALFPVLWHLWIYAGSANSNFYYAITLLFSVAQILLVSDYFYAFLRREHHLTNGLYLKKKDGSEATLVLK